The following proteins are encoded in a genomic region of Coffea eugenioides isolate CCC68of chromosome 6, Ceug_1.0, whole genome shotgun sequence:
- the LOC113773317 gene encoding symplekin isoform X3, with protein METVVLLYTPDPNGSSDPPADLDSEASVKEFNITWLRGGHPILNIGDLSIEASQSLGLLLDQLRFPTVKSLNNLIIIMLINSLSAIASKRPAFYGRILPVLLGLDPSSSSGKGVHHALKSAFLSCLNCTHPGAVPWRDRLIDALRELKAVGVAEHAAIELASQNSGSLERKNDSLITQDRKPTSKALDDICNDASRKRTGMEESTDLLEDKMSVKRMKSVPVTSDGSTNDLSSDQGRVPSGGSGACKMEEDSGPVQQLVGMFGALVAQGEKAIASLEILISSISADLLAEVVIANMRNFPSNRPQIEGDNEQLFGRGSCPGMSGSNSEFDNLTLLLTNILSQSSAVPQKDSGMDSLPSAANELELRGTSGNTDVPGMSYVMEEASVPTTTPASSGGHVPCDTENGGSGTPSDVIDVGNEESEIPGLDLPVPKDELVITSLGSTELKDASQEQVSSLARSSLELLPSVSTDRSEELSPRATVTDLSCVNSLSATSSGLSTQLLLPKISAPVISLSDDQLDNLQKPILLRITDTYKQIATAGGSQVCLSVLAYLGVKFPLDLEPWKLLQTHILSDYVNHEGHELTLRVLYRLYGEAEEDHDFVSSTTAKSVYEMFLLTVAETLRDSFPWPDKCLNRLLVEVPYLPDSILKLLEGMCSPGGSNKDNNNPERVRQGLSIVWSLILLRPPIRDACLTIALKSAIHPVEEVRDKALRLVVNKLYPQPSMSRQIEAFAWEVLVSAANANTALESCDADGANAEFKDSDMGKPSNELPVVGTSSKGLSAVTDSFSISESISSSLLAEGQRRMALYFAICTKNHSLFRQIFVIYESTSKAVKQAVLHHIPKLVRAIGPSPELLQILPDPPTGSMELVMQVLHTLIDGTTPSSELLSTIKKLYDTKVKDVEILILILPFLPKDEVLAMFPHLVNSPLEKFQLALARVLQQQFEQGSSSFCPAITPAEALIAIHGIDPERDGIPLKKVTEACNTCFEQRQIFTQQVLAKVLNQLVEQTPLPLLFMRTVLQAIGAFPSLVDYIMEILSRLVQKQIWKYPKLWVGFIKCAFLTKPESFGVLLQLPPAHLENVLHRTPALRDPLIAHASQPHIKSSLPRSVLVVLGLASDFHNSDLTKPTHSETGELGKSEHTHSSHAQSEETSKSDKEVVTDKSKESSDAT; from the exons ATGGAAACAGTTGTTCTACTCTATACACCTGATCCTAATGGCTCCTCAGATCCACCTGCTGATCTAGATTCAGAAG CCAGTGTTAAAGAATTTAACATAACATGGCTTCGAGGGGGTCATCCTATACTAAATATTGGAGATTTGTCAATTGAAGCAAGTCAGAGTTTGGGTCTGCTGCTCGATCAGTTGAGATTTCCAACAGTAAAGTCACTGAACAACTTGATTATCATTATGCTTATCAACAG TCTCTCTGCAATTGCAAGTAAAAGGCCTGCATTTTATGGACGTATTCTGCCAGTTTTACTTGGTTTGGACCCTTCAAGCTCCAGTGGCAAAGGGGTGCATCATGCTTTGAAGAGTGCCTTCCTCTCTTGCTTGAATTGTACTCATCCGGGTGCTGTCCCG TGGCGTGATCGCTTAATTGATGCTCTGAGAGAATTAAAAGCTGTAGGAGTGGCAGAACATGCTGCTATAGAACTAGCTTCACAAAATAGTGGAAGTTTAGAGAGGAAAAATGATTCTTTAATAACCCAG GATCGAAAACCTACAAGCAAGGCCCTTGATGATATATGCAATGACGCCAGCAGGAAAAGAACAGGAATGGAAGAAAGTACTGATCTACTTGAGGATAAAATGTCTGTAAAACGCATGAAATCTGTGCCTGTCACCTCTGATGGATCAACAAATGATTTAAGTTCTGACCAGGGCAGAGTTCCTTCTGGTGGATCTGGGGCTTGTAAAATGGAAGAAGACAGTGGCCCTGTCCAACAACTTGTTGGTATGTTTGGTGCATTGGTTGCTCAAGGAGAAAAAGCTATTGCATCATTAGAGATTCTCATCTCTAGTATATCAGCTGACTTGCTTGCTGAAGTTGTAATTGCTAACATgcgaaattttccttcaaatcGCCCTCAAATTGAAGGAGATAATGAGCAGTTGTTTGGCAGAGGGTCTTGTCCTGGCATGTCAGGAAGCAATTCTGAGTTTGATAATTTAACATTGCTTCTCACCAACATTCTTTCACAATCTAGTGCTGTCCCACAGAAAGATAGTGGGATGGATTCTCTACCTTCTGCAGCAAATGAGCTTGAG CTAAGAGGGACCTCGGGTAATACTGATGTCCCTGGTATGAGCTATGTGATGGAAGAGGCTTCAGTGCCTACAACTACTCCAGCTTCTTCAGGTGGACATGTCCCATGTGACACAGAGAATGGTGGTTCAGGGACGCCCTCTGATGTTATTGATGTTGGGAATGAAGAGAGTGAGATACCTGGTCTAGATTTACCAGTTCCCAAGGATGAATTAGTTATTACTTCTTTGGGTTCAACTGAATTGAAGGATGCAAGTCAAGAACAAGTTAGTAGTCTAGCTAGGTCATCACTAGAATTACTTCCTTCAGTGTCAACTGATAGGTCTGAGGAACTTAGCCCTAGAGCTACAGTCACAGACCTAAGCTGTGTCAACTCCTTAAGTGCAACTTCTTCTGGGTTATCGACACAGTTGCTTTTGCCCAAGATTTCTGCCCCGGTTATAAGTCTTAGTGATGACCAGCTAGATAACTTACAGAAGCCGATTCTCTTGCGCATAACTGATACTTACAAGCAAATAGCTACCGCTGGAGGTTCTCAAGTCTGCCTTTCTGTACTTGCTTATTTAGGAGTTAAG TTTCCATTGGATTTAGAGCCATGGAAGTTACTACAAACACATATACTGTCTGACTATGTAAATCATGAG GGGCACGAGTTGACTTTGCGTGTCCTCTACAGGTTATATGGTGAAGCAGAAGAGGACCACGACTTTGTTTCCTCAACCACTGCTAAATCTGTATATGAGATGTTTCTTCTTACCGTG GCAGAAACATTAAGGGATTCTTTTCCATGGCCTGACAAATGTCTAAATAGATTGCTTGTTGAAGTTCCTTACCTGCCCGAttccattttgaaattgctTGAGGGCATGTGTTCCCCTGGTGGCAGTAACAAAGATAACAACAATCCGGAACGAGTTCGGCAAGGTCTTAGTATTGTATGGAGTCTGATTTTGTTGAGGCCTCCTATTCGAGATGCCTGCCTAACAATTGctttgaag AGTGCAATTCATCCGGTTGAAGAAGTGCGAGATAAGGCCTTACGTCTG GTGGTGAACAAGCTTTATCCTCAGCCTTCAATGTCACGGCAAATAGAAGCTTTTGCCTGGGAGGTGTTGGTATCAGCTGCAAATGCCAATACTGCACTGGAGTCATGTGATGCTGATGGAGCTAATGCTGAATTTAAG GATTCTGATATGGGAAAACCATCAAATGAACTTCCTGTTGTTGGTACCTCTTCCAAAGGGTTATCAGCAGTCACCGATTCATTTTCAATATCTGAAAGTATATCGTCCTCCTTACTAGCTGAGGGGCAGCGACGCATGGCTCTGTATTTTGCAATTTGTACAAAG AATCACTCCCTCTTTCGCCAAATATTTGTTATTTATGAGAGTACATCCAAGGCTGTAAAGCAG GCAGTATTACACCACATCCCAAAGCTTGTTCGAGCAATTGGCCCGTCGCCTGAGCTTCTTCAAATCTTACCTGATCCACCAACTGGAAGCATGGAGCTTGTGATGCAG GTTTTACACACATTGATAGATGGGACAACGCCTTCCTCGGAATTGTTATCTACCATTAAGAAGTTGTATGATACTAAAGTAAAG GATGTAGAGATTCTAATTCTCATACTGCCATTTTTGCCAAAAGATGAG GTTTTGGCAATGTTTCCACATCTCGTGAATTCCCCATTGGAGAAGTTTCAGCTTGCCCTTGCACGTGTGCTTCAG CAACAATTTGAACAGGGGTCTTCTAGTTTCTGTCCGGCAATAACTCCAGCTGAAGCTTTGATTGCAATCCATGGAATTGATCCAGAAAGAGATGGGATCCCTTTGAAGAAG GTTACGGAAGCGTGTAATACTTGTTTTGAGCAGCGACAGATCTTCACTCAGCAAGTTCTTGCAAAGGTCTTGAATCAATTG GTTGAGCAGACTCCCCTTCCCCTATTATTTATGCGCACAGTGCTGCAGGCAATTGGTGCTTTTCCATCACTG GTGGACTATATAATGGAAATCCTTTCTCGCCTTGTACAGAAGCAG ATATGGAAGTATCCAAAGCTATGGGTCGGATTCATTAAGTGTGCTTTTTTGACAAAACCAGAATCTTTTGGTGTCTTGCTTCAG CTTCCACCAGCACACCTGGAAAATGTATTACATAGAACGCCAGCTCTAAGGGATCCCTTGATTGCACATGCTAGCCAACCACATATTAaatcatcactcccaag GTCTGTACTAGTGGTGCTAGGATTAGCTTCCGACTTTCATAATTCAGATTTGACAAAACCAACCCATTCTGAGACAGGAGAGTTGGGCAAGTCGGAACATACACACTCAAGTCATGCTCAAAGTGAAGAGACTAGCAAGTCTGATAAGGAGGTGGTGACTGACAAGTCAAAGGAATCATCTGATGCAACTTGA